A portion of the Lampris incognitus isolate fLamInc1 chromosome 9, fLamInc1.hap2, whole genome shotgun sequence genome contains these proteins:
- the LOC130118252 gene encoding protein FAM8A1-like isoform X1, with protein sequence MDNSVQAPGVRGTSESTRGVCEKRVTAEYCEKLQAWMWQYYTGYVGWQSWLALSAVSSGCYSPQPTDGNPTPPVDWSSFDAQNWFNNPFGLPLTPYPPAIPTPGGQVREAAGGGTAPTNTPANGQRQRPRENGNAQRPGQEFSIPSPPQRLLAEMVDFFILLFIKATIIISIMHLSGMKDISKFALHFIVEEIDEDTSMEELQKMMLVALVYRMLVCFYEIVCIWGAGGATPGKFLVGLRVVTCDSSVLVQPNRVLVVPATDVSLSASTIRALNKNFSIAFFFPAFITLLFFQHNRTVYDMVAGTIVVKRARAR encoded by the exons ATGGATAATAGCGTCCAAGCACCGGGCGTCCGAGGTACATCGGAAAGCACTCGGGGCGTCTGCGAGAAACGGGTCACCGCGGAATACTGCGAAAAGCTGCAGGCGTGGATGTGGCAGTACTACACGGGTTATGTCggctggcagagctggctggCGTTGTCCGCTGTGTCCAGCGGGTGTTACTCACCGCAGCCGACCGACGGGAACCCAACGCCGCCGGTTGACTGGAGCAGTTTCGACGCCCAGAACTGGTTCAACAACCCGTTCGGTCTGCCGTTAACGCCTTATCCGCCGGCCATCCCCACCCCCGGCGGCCAGGTAAGGGAGGCGGCCGGGGGTGGCACCGCGCCCACGAATACACCTGCCAACGGGCAGCGGCAGCGGCCCCGAGAGAACGGAAACGCGCAGAGACCAG GTCAGGAGTTCAGTATTCCTTCGCCTCCCCAGAGACTCCTAGCTGAAATGGTGGATTTCTTTATATTGCTTTTCATCAAGGCAACCATCATCATCAGTATTATGCACCTGAGTGGGATGAA GGATATTTCCAAGTTTGCCTTGCATTTCATAGTGGAGGAAATAGATGAGGACACATCGATGGAGGAACTACAGAAAATGATGCTTGTGGCCCTCGTCTACCGGATGTTGGTGTGTTTTTATGAG ATAGTGTGCATATGGGGTGCGGGTGGTGCCACCCCAGGGAAATTTCTCGTTGGTCTCAGGGTCGTGACATGTGACTCGTCAGTCCTGGTTCAACCCAACAGGGTGCTTGTGGTGCCGGCCACGgacgtctctctctctgc GTCAACCATACGAGCCTTGAACAAGAACTTCTCCATCGCCTTTTTCTTCCCGGCGTTCATCACGCTGCTGTTCTTCCAGCACAACCGGACCGTTTACGACATGGTGGCCGGTACTATTGTTGTCAAGCGTGCTAGGGCCAGGTGA
- the fabp4b gene encoding fatty acid binding protein 4b produces the protein MVEQFVGTWKMTASENFDEYMKAIGVGFTTRKIGNMATPSLLISVEGGVISLKSQSTFKTTEIKFRLDEEFDEATADDRKTKTIFTLEDGRLVQKQSWDGKTTTLEREVQDGKLTAKCTMNDVVAVRTYEKEA, from the exons ATGGTTGAACAGTTCGTTGGAACCTGGAAGATGACAGCCAGTGAGAATTTCGACGAGTACATGAAGGCAATAG GTGTTGGCTTCACCACTCGGAAGATCGGGAACATGGCGACGCCCAGCCTGCTGATAAGCGTGGAGGGCGGCGTTATATCGCTGAAGTCTCAGAGCACGTTCAAGACCACAGAGATCAAGTTCAGACTGGACGAGGAATTCGACGAGGCGACCGCGGATGACCGGAAGACCAAG ACCATCTTCACTCTTGAGGACGGGAGGCTCGTGCAGAAACAGTCGTGGGATGGAAAAACTACGACGCTGGAGCGCGAGGTCCAGGATGGCAAACTGACGGCG AAATGTACCATGAATGACGTTGTTGCAGTAAGGACTTATGAAAAGGAGGCGTAA
- the LOC130118252 gene encoding protein FAM8A1-like isoform X2, translated as MDNSVQAPGVRGTSESTRGVCEKRVTAEYCEKLQAWMWQYYTGYVGWQSWLALSAVSSGCYSPQPTDGNPTPPVDWSSFDAQNWFNNPFGLPLTPYPPAIPTPGGQVREAAGGGTAPTNTPANGQRQRPRENGNAQRPGQEFSIPSPPQRLLAEMVDFFILLFIKATIIISIMHLSGMKDISKFALHFIVEEIDEDTSMEELQKMMLVALVYRMLVCFYEIVCIWGAGGATPGKFLVGLRVVTCDSSVLVQPNRVLVVPATDVSLSA; from the exons ATGGATAATAGCGTCCAAGCACCGGGCGTCCGAGGTACATCGGAAAGCACTCGGGGCGTCTGCGAGAAACGGGTCACCGCGGAATACTGCGAAAAGCTGCAGGCGTGGATGTGGCAGTACTACACGGGTTATGTCggctggcagagctggctggCGTTGTCCGCTGTGTCCAGCGGGTGTTACTCACCGCAGCCGACCGACGGGAACCCAACGCCGCCGGTTGACTGGAGCAGTTTCGACGCCCAGAACTGGTTCAACAACCCGTTCGGTCTGCCGTTAACGCCTTATCCGCCGGCCATCCCCACCCCCGGCGGCCAGGTAAGGGAGGCGGCCGGGGGTGGCACCGCGCCCACGAATACACCTGCCAACGGGCAGCGGCAGCGGCCCCGAGAGAACGGAAACGCGCAGAGACCAG GTCAGGAGTTCAGTATTCCTTCGCCTCCCCAGAGACTCCTAGCTGAAATGGTGGATTTCTTTATATTGCTTTTCATCAAGGCAACCATCATCATCAGTATTATGCACCTGAGTGGGATGAA GGATATTTCCAAGTTTGCCTTGCATTTCATAGTGGAGGAAATAGATGAGGACACATCGATGGAGGAACTACAGAAAATGATGCTTGTGGCCCTCGTCTACCGGATGTTGGTGTGTTTTTATGAG ATAGTGTGCATATGGGGTGCGGGTGGTGCCACCCCAGGGAAATTTCTCGTTGGTCTCAGGGTCGTGACATGTGACTCGTCAGTCCTGGTTCAACCCAACAGGGTGCTTGTGGTGCCGGCCACGgacgtctctctctctgc ctag